A single genomic interval of Antechinus flavipes isolate AdamAnt ecotype Samford, QLD, Australia chromosome 1, AdamAnt_v2, whole genome shotgun sequence harbors:
- the TOPORS gene encoding E3 ubiquitin-protein ligase Topors — translation MASAAEEFTVDNNFSPKAGTSKLQWTVPADASPDSKCPICLDKFDNVAYLGHCLHKFCFRCVQEWSKNKAECPLCKQPFQSIFHSVRAENDFEEYVLRPSYRNVTKEYVQGSVASPDGRRFRYRTTSWRRERSASAYSQRSASLRRTETPPDNGVLFEGLSAPPIRQRDSGIHHILRQEGRSLRKIQESDMINFRRTLYRSGIRVRHIQDGGRYRDISAEFFRRNPACLHRLVPWLKRELTVLFGTHGSLVNIVQHIIMSNVTRYDLESQAFVDDLKPFLLNRTDHFLHEFISFARSPFNMEAFDQHANYDCPAPSYEEGSQSDSSVITISPDEAENQELDTNALSASQAPWDDETPGPSYSSSEQVYAAVSSPLNTSDSSDEELVRSRPHTPMGIVANQDLNDDADSSSDNCVIVGYVKPLAERTPELVELSSDSEESESEKNESLKKPDPSSSDSDFSRCSSPHSFVSKDGQINKSHCDSDTSPSGRILRSKKEKRSVSSSPRDLSSSVTIICSPCSHRLSKKRGRSRSSDSYSHGRDGHDRKSFRKHHGKRRTKSRRSRSRDSSQLKDRKNKKTSRTRDNSWSRKSQTISLSSESTVSRERSRSRSRSSDHGKRRSRSRDRERYYLRNNYTRRYQWEYTYYSRNRDGYESSYRKRTLAHYPRQSSSPEFRIQTFSERTNARKESSHNERRHYYSERHRSRSRSSNKSRDVSVGSDRVRCEKPGGKRKYKTRHLEGTHKETEQSYEDSSKGKGECFEKSSKFGESYKNESDSFSDRSSKDRHKKRKKRARSLSVEIVYEGKTTDTNRHHKKKKKKHRRRHKRHHASNSSQSSPIVITIETDSDKEPEVKENIESDSRATLVTQQNKKESSSPVLGPIKRKDRFSLNDGITMLDKECEIASCNGDLDGVTKTVDNLPLQETSTEQTSAVRESTFVSGMGNLHIDIESIQTEPSVHLPSPKTSVIETSPERPSLILRLPKHLIEKSCIGPEEKT, via the coding sequence ATGGCATCAGCGGCTGAAGAATTTACAGTGGACAACAACTTTTCACCGAAAGCTGGTACCAGCAAGTTGCAGTGGACAGTTCCTGCTGATGCCTCTCCTGATTCTAAGTGTCCTATATGTTTGGACAAATTTGACAATGTGGCATATCTGGGTCACTGCTTACATAAGTTCTGTTTCCGATGTGTACAGGAATGGTCAAAAAACAAAGCTGAATGTCCACTTTGCAAACAGCCATTTCAGTCTATCTTTCATTCGGTGAGGGCAGAAAATGACTTTGAAGAATATGTCTTAAGGCCCTCATATAGGAACGTGACCAAGGAATATGTTCAAGGCTCTGTTGCTAGTCCTGATGGGCGAAGATTTCGCTACCGAACaactagctggagaagggaaagaagtgcTTCTGCTTATTCTCAAAGGAGTGCATCTCTCAGAAGGACTGAAACACCACCTGACAATGGAGTCCTGTTTGAAGGATTATCTGCTCCACCAATACGACAGAGAGACAGTGGAATTCATCATATATTGAGACAGGAAGGAAGATCCTTGCGGAAAATtcaagaatcagacatgattaatTTCAGAAGAACACTGTATCGTTCTGGTATTCGTGTTAGACATATTCAAGATGGTGGCCGCTACAGGGATATTTCAGCTGAATTTTTCCGTAGAAATCCTGCTTGCCTTCATAGATTAGTTCCGTGGTTAAAGCGTGAACTAACAGTTCTCTTTGGAACTCATGGATCTTTAGTCAATATTGTTCAGCACATCATCATGAGTAATGTTACTCGCTATGACCTAGAGAGTCAAGCTTTTGTCGATGACTTAAAACCTTTTTTACTTAATCGAACTGACCATTTTTTACATGAATTCATCAGTTTCGCTCGATCTCCTTTTAATATGGAGGCTTTTGATCAACATGCTAATTATGACTGCCCTGCTCCTTCATATGAGGAAGGTAGCCAGTCAGATTCTTCAGTTATTACCATATCTCCTGATGAGGCAGAAAACCAAGAATTAGATACTAATGCATTGTCTGCTAGTCAAGCTCCCTGGGATGATGAAACTCCCGGGCCTTCATATTCAAGTTCAGAGCAGGTTTATGCAGCTGTGTCTTCTCCTTTAAATACTTCTGACAGTTCAGATGAAGAACTTGTAAGAAGTAGACCCCATACTCCAATGGGTATAGTCGCCAATCAGGACCTAAATGATGATGCTGATTCTTCGTCAGATAATTGTGTCATTGTTGGATATGTTAAGCCGTTAGCCGAGAGAACTCCGGAACTTGTTGAATTGTCTTCTGACTCTGAAGAATCAGAATCTGAGAAAAATGAGTCTCTGAAGAAGCCAGATCCCAGTTCCAGTGACAGTGATTTTAGTAGATGCTCATCTCCACATTCATTTGTTTCAAAAGATggccaaataaataaaagtcactGTGATTCTGATACCTCACCTTCTGGTAGGATACttagatcaaaaaaagagaaacgATCGGTTTCTTCATCTCCCAGGGATTTGAGCTCATCCGTGACAATAATATGTTCTCCATGTAGTCATAGATTGTCCAAAAAGAGAGGACGATCAAGAAGTTCAGATTCATATTCTCATGGCAGAGATGGACATGACCGAAAGAGTTTTAGGAAACATCATGGAAAGAGACGGACAAAAAGCAGGCGATCAAGAAGCAGAGATAGCAGTCAActtaaagatagaaaaaacaagaaaacatcaAGAACTAGAGATAACAGTTGGTCAAGAAAAAGTCAGACAATATCCTTAAGCAGTGAAAGCACTGTTTCTAGAGAGAGAAGCAGATCAAGGTCTCGGAGCAGTGATCATGGAAAAAGAAGATCAAGAAGCAGAGACAGGGAACGATActatttaagaaataattatacAAGACGATATCAGTGGGAGTATACTTACTATAGCAGAAACAGGGATGGCTATGAATCATCATATAGAAAGAGAACTCTAGCTCATTATCCTCGACAATCTTCTAGTCCAGAATTTAGAATTCAGACCTTTTCTGAACGGACAAACGCTAGGAAGGAAAGTAGTCACAATGAAAGGAGGCATTACTACAGTGAAAGGCACAGATCAAGGAGTCGGTCCAGTAATAAATCAAGAGATGTGTCTGTAGGATCTGACCGAGTGAGATGTGAGAAGCCTGGAGGGAAACGAAAGTACAAAACTCGGCACTTGGAGGGTACTCATAAAGAGACTGAACAATCTTATGAAGATTCTTCCAAGGGAAAGGGAGAATGTTTTGAGAAATCTTCCAAGTTTGGTGAAAGCTATAAAAATGAGAGTGACAGCTTTTCAGATAGATCCAGCAAGGATAGAcacaagaagaggaaaaagagagccCGGAGCTTAAGCGTAGAGATTGTTTATGAAGGCAAAACTACTGATACAAATAgacatcataaaaagaaaaagaaaaaacacaggaGGAGACATAAGAGACATCATGCAAGTAATTCTTCACAATCTTCTCCAATTGTGATTACAATTGAGACTGATAGTGACAAGGAACcagaagtgaaagaaaatattgaGTCTGACAGTCGTGCCACCTTGGTAACTcagcagaataaaaaagaatcttcCTCTCCTGTCTTGGGGCCAATTAAGAGGAAAGATAGATTTTCCCTAAATGATGGAATTACTATGCTGGACAAGGAATGTGAAATTGCTTCTTGTAATGGTGATTTGGATGGTGTCACCAAGACTGTAGATAATCTTCCACTCCAGGAAACCTCAACTGAACAGACTTCTGCTGTGAGAGAGAGCACCTTTGTTTCTGGTATGGGCAACCTGCATATTGATATTGAATCTATACAGACTGAACCATCTGTACACTTGCCATCTCCAAAGACATCAGTAATAGAGACTTCTCCAGAAAGACCATCGTTGATACTAAGACTGCCAAAACATCTCATAGAGAAATCTTGTATTGGTCCCGAAGAAAAGACATAG